In one window of Juglans regia cultivar Chandler chromosome 3, Walnut 2.0, whole genome shotgun sequence DNA:
- the LOC109017170 gene encoding uncharacterized protein LOC109017170, whose translation MNCLSQVSSYAAAIVRRTGHLVSGSALYGCATVSWKRDFKYSGIKAINLELVLAKIRVRCYSSPRSGKSASRSRKLDSEPVMEQEKDAFFVVRKGDIVGVYKSLTDCQAQVGSSICNPPVSVYKGYSLPKDTEEYLIAHGLKNAVYTIKAADLKEDLFGTLMPCPFQDPASSRGETSSKDSSKKISKGVLGAEIVEAIDSAFIPTDLKTKYAKLDPSVVIEASSRTCRSCILEFDGASKGNPGLAGAGAVLRADDGSLICRLQEGLGIATNNVAEYRALILGLRYALKRGFTSIRVKGDSKLICMQVQGLWKAKNQNLFDLCEEAKILMSKFLSFEINHVLRGLNSDADAQANLAVGLADGQVQELEK comes from the exons ATGAATTGCTTGTCGCAAGTGTCTTCATATGCTGCAGCAATAGTTAGAAGGACCGGCCATCTGGTCTCAGGGAGTGCTTTGTATGGATGTGCTACTGTCTCGTGGAAAAGGGACTTTAAATACAGTGGTATCAAGGCAATCAATTTAGAACTTGTGCTGGCGAAGATTCGTGTTCGGTGCTATTCATCTCCACGGAGCGGCAAAAGTGCATCTCGTTCACGGAAGTTGGATTCTGAACCGGTGATGGAACAAGAAAAGGATGCATTCTTTGTTGTGCGGAAAGGGGATATTGTTGGTGTTTATAAGAGTTTGACTGATTGTCAGGCTCAAGTTGGATCTTCA ATATGTAATCCTCCTGTTAGTGTGTACAAAGGATACTCTTTGCCCAAGGACACTGAGGAATATCTCATTGCTCATGGGCTTAAGAATGCTGTGTACACCATTAAAGCTGCAGACTTGAAGGAAGATCTTTTCGGCACACTTATGCCTTGCCCGTTTCAA GATCCAGCTTCTTCCAGAGGTGAAACATCTAGCAAGgattcttctaaaaaaatatcaaagggAGTGCTTGGAGCAGAAATTGTG GAAGCAATAGATTCTGCATTCATTCCAACTGATCTCAAGACAAAGTATGCAAAGCTAGATCCTTCTGTTGTTATTGAAGCTTCATCCCGTACTTGT AGATCCTGTATTCTTGAGTTTGATGGTGCATCAAAAGGGAATCCTGGACTAGCTGGTGCAGGAGCTGTGCTGCGAGCTGATGACGGAAGTTTG ATCTGTAGATTACAGGAAGGCTTGGGTATAGCAACAAACAATGTTGCTGAATATCGAGCTTTGATTTTGGGGTTAAGATATGCTCTTAAAAGGGGTTTTACAAGCATCCGTGTAAAAGGAGACTCCAAGCTCATCTGTATGCAG GTACAAGGTTTGTGGAAAGCAAAAAACCAGAACTTGTTTGACTTGTGTGAAGAGGCAAAGATACTGATGAGCAAATTTCTTTCCTTCGAAATAAATCATGTCTTAAGG GGCCTAAACTCTGACGCTGATGCTCAAGCAAACTTGGCAGTTGGACTTGCTG ATGGTCAAGTCCAGGAGTTGGAGAAGTAG
- the LOC108999330 gene encoding 60S ribosomal protein L4-like, producing the protein MAAAAARPLVTVQSHDGAESTDNVHLPDVMRASIRPDIVNFVHANISKNKRQPYAVSKRAGHQTSAESWGTGRAVSRIPRVPGGGTHRAGQGAFGNMCRGGRMFAPTKIWRRWHRKVNVNLKRYAVVSAIAASAVPSLVLARGHRIESVPELPLVISDSAESVEKTSAALKVLKDIGAHPDAEKAKDSHSIRPGKGKMRNRRYINRKGPLIVYGTEGAKLVKAFRNIPGVDIVNVERLNLLKLAPGGHLGRFVIWTKSAFEKLDSIYGSFEKPSEKKKGYVLPRSKMVNADLSRIINSDEVQSVVKPIKREVKRAPMKKNPLKNLNTLLKLNPYAKTARRMALLAEAERVKAKKEKLDKKRKQITKDEASAIQAAGKAWYKTMISDSDYTEFENFTKWLGVSQ; encoded by the exons ATGGCTGCAGCCGCCGCACGCCCTCTCGTCACCGTTCAATCACATGATGGCGCCGAATCAACCGACAACGTTCACCTGCCGGACGTTATGAGGGCCTCGATCCGACCTGACATCGTCAACTTCGTCCACGCCAACATATCCAAGAACAAACGGCAGCCGTACGCCGTATCAAAGCGCGCCGGCCACCAGACCTCCGCAGAGTCCTGGGGAACCGGACGCGCAGTTTCCCGTATACCCCGTGTCCCCGGCGGTGGGACCCACCGCGCCGGCCAGGGTGCTTTTGGTAACATGTGCCGTGGCGGCCGCATGTTCGCCCCCACGAAGATCTGGCGCCGCTGGCACCGCAAGGTTAATGTCAACCTCAAGCGCTACGCCGTTGTTTCGGCCATAGCCGCATCCGCCGTCCCCTCCCTAGTTCTTGCCCGTGGACACCGGATCGAGTCGGTTCCCGAGTTGCCCCTGGTCATCAGCGACTCAGCCGAGAGCGTGGAGAAGACTTCGGCGGCTCTCAAGGTTCTGAAAGACATTGGTGCTCACCCCGATGCCGAAAAGGCTAAGGACAGCCACTCGATCCGTCCAGGCAAGGGTAAAATGCGAAACCGCCGTTACATCAATCGCAAGGGCCCACTGATTGTCTACGGAACTGAGGGGGCGAAGCTCGTGAAAGCGTTCAGGAACATCCCCGGCGTCGATATCGTGAACGTGGAGAGGCTGAACCTTCTGAAGCTGGCTCCCGGTGGTCACCTCGGGAGGTTTGTGATCTGGACCAAGTCTGCATTCGAGAAGCTGGACTCGATCTACGGGTCATTCGAAAAGCCTTCGGAGAAGAAGAAGGGGTATGTGCTGCCGAGGTCGAAGATGGTGAACGCTGACCTGTCGAGGATTATCAACTCGGACGAGGTGCAGTCCGTGGTGAAGCCGATCAAGAGGGAGGTTAAGAGGGCGCCAATGAAGAAAAACCCACTGAAGAATCTCAACACCTTGCTGAAGCTGAACCCCTACGCCAAGACCGCCAGGCGGATGGCTCTTCTGGCCGAGGCAGAACGCGTTAAGGCCAAGAAGGAGAAGCTTGACAAGAAGAGAAAGCAAATCACTAAG GACGAGGCTTCTGCAATTCAGGCTGCAGGGAAAGCATGGTACAAGACAATGATATCAGATAGTGATTACACCGAGTTTGAGAACTTCACTAAGTGGCTAGGAGTCTCTCAGTAA